The Patescibacteria group bacterium genomic sequence TTCTTCCTTAACTTTAAATTTTAACTGAAAATCCACATCCTCACGGCTTTCCAAATTAGAAAGGGGAGACTCAATGTCTTTAAAAAACGCGCTTTCGGCAAGATTCTTTTGGAAACGCAATAAACTATCCCGCGTCTCCGCCACGCCCTGTATTTCCACGCCACCTCCATCCTTCTGAACCTGAAGACGGATTATTCTAACTTCGGGGGGCGTCAAACGGGTCAGCTCAACTAAAAAGGGACTAAAACGGATGTGTTGGAATTGAAGAGCCGCAATCTTTTCAAGGTTGTTGTTGAATTGGTTGATCTTATCCTCTAAAGCGGAAAATCCAGAGGCGGCAGAAGCGCTCTTTTTTTGCTCCAGATCTCCCTCTAAAATTTTTAAATTATGGCGCAACAAAAAGTCAGCGCCAAGGAGCAGGGCTAAAACCAAAATCCCAAAAATGGAAAGCACCAAGACTCTCCTGAAAAGAAATGAATGCAGTCTTGTTAATTTTAAGTCTTTAATATTTTGAGGAGGGAGAAGATTGATGGTAATCATAAAACAAGTTCAAAATTCAAAGTTCCCGCCTGCCATCACCTGCTGGCGAAGCCAATGGCGGGCAGGCAAAATTCAAAGTTACAATTTCATTTACAATCAACTTTAAACTTTGCACTTTGAACTCTTAACTAAACCCCTTCCATCCCCCTTAAAGCTAAGCCTATAGCCGTGGCATAGCCCAAAGAATCCTTACGGCTAACTTCCGGCAAATACTTGCTCTTGGGGGCTAAGATATTCACCCAAGGATCCCCTAAAACAACTTCCTTTTTTAAAATTATCTTGAGCTCTGGAACGAGGCCTTTCAATTTCGCGCCACCGCCGCAAAGAACCACCTTGCTTAAAATTTGCCCTTGGGGAAAATGATCTTGGTAGAATCTCAATGCCGTTTCAATTTCTCGAGCTAAAGCCTCTAACCCCCCTTTTAAACTTTGATAAATCTTTGCCTCAATCCCGCTCTCTTTCGCGTTCAAACCATAAATTTTTTTCATCCCTTCGGCTTCGGTTATGCTGATTTTTAAATCCCGCATCAAGTTATTGGTAAAAGTTTCGCCCGCCGGCTCCACGGAGGCTGTAAATTGGAGAGTCGCGCGGTCATAAATAATCAAACTGGTCCGGCTAATGCCAATATCCACAAGAAGATAACAAGCATTATCTCCTTCGCGAACGAGACTGCGCGCGGTAGCCGCTGATTCCACCTCGCAAGCAATAGGAATGAGATCTGCTCTCCGTAAAACATTGATATAGCTGTCCACCAGTTTCTTGGGCGAAGCGGCGACTAAGACCTCTAAATGATCAGGGGATTCGCCCACTTTCTGCCAATCTAAATAAACCTCGCTGCCGGAAAGCGGAATGTGCTGTTCTGATTCCCATTTGACCGCCTCCGCCAATTCCTCTTCGGGCAAACGAGGTAATTTAATAATCCGCACAAAAGATTCATATTCTGGCACACAAGCAACCACAAACCGAGTTTTTATCCTGCCTTTACGCGCCTTTACCCTGCTCTCATTTATTGCCGCAACCAAAAGATCTTCCTTCACCACCCTGCCCTTAATAACCGTCCCTTCCTGCAAAAGGAATTCACAAAAATTAGAAAGTTCAATATTTTTTCCTTCTCTTTTTAGTTCAATCAATTTTAAACTTTGATCCGAGAGATCTAAACCAAAAGCATGCATTGAATAAATCTTAAATCTCAAAAGTCAAAAGGCAAAAGTATAGTAGAAATAGAAGACTTTTAACTTTTACCTTGCAGATTTACCTTTTGAGATTTAACTTTTAACTTTTTTCAATATTCTTCCTCCCAATGTTCAATCGTGACCACGGGGGAATCGGTAGGCGGACCGAAAAGGCTTTTATTCAGAATCTCATCATTATAAGTAATATTCATATCGCTCCAAAAGTTTAAAAAGTCAACCTCCCGACCAATAATTGAACCCGTAATATTCACCTCGCCCGTAAAGCTTAAATTTTGGATGCGCACCCCATCCATAGCGTAAAGCACGCCTTCAATATTGACATCCCCGCTGAAAGGACGACCCAGAATTTCCACAGAACCCTTAGCGATAAATCCCGAACCTTTGCCTGGAGTATTATTCACTTCCAAATGAATGGGTTCAGAACGAGCCCCTCCTGTGTCGCCGTAAATAATATTGCCATCCGCCACTAGAATACCATTCAACACCAAGGAATCGCCCCGCTTCAAACGCACATCACCCTCTACATAATTCACATCGCTATTTAAAACCAATGGATTATTATTGTCTAAAAGCGTGCGGAATTCATCTTCGGTATAAACCGCGCCCGCGCGGCTTTTGTAAGAATTGGGGTCGTCCGAGTCAAAATCAAGCATTGGCATTGCCACATGGTCGGGCGGCGCGGCACATGGAGAACACCCAACCACAGGACAATTCACCGCGCCACAGCCTTCCGTGGCATTAAGATTTGACCAGGAGTAAAGATGAATCTCATCGGCAGTTAAAGCCTGTCCATCAATATTAGCCCCACTCCAAGCGAATAAATCTAAATCATCATTTGCAAACATATCCCCGCCCGTGATATTCACCACGCTCATATTAATATTGGTGTCCACATCGCTATAGGTTGCCATTCCCGCCAGAGGGCTCGGATTTACAGCCCGCACGACCTTTGTTTTGACAATTCTTTGTGCGGTAGCGCCGGTTAAAGTTAATTTTCCTATAGAGATAATATCCGCCCTTCCCGGATCTGTAGCCTCAATTTGCACCTCGTAGGCACCTCCGCTCGCTAACCCGCTGTCGCGCGTCAAAGTGCGGCTGATATTTCCATCTTCAAATTCCTGCCGCCAATCAGAATCATTGCGCAGTTTATAGACCGCCTCATTAATACCGGCTTCGGCTAAATAATAGGTTTCAAAAGCCGAACCCTGGCTTAAAGAAATCCTTCTCTCCAAGGTAACAAGCGTAAAAAAGGTTGCGCCAACCAATAAAAGGACGCCTAAAATTAAAATAATCGTAATCAAAGCAAAGCCTGATCTGTATTGATTTTTTCTATAAAATCCTATTTCCATTATACAATTTTAAAACTTAAATAAAAAGATATCTTCATCTTAAATTGCGTCCGCAAACACCCGTTAAAAAATCCACCTTCTCTTCCAAAGAGAGAGCGGTAAGCATAATATGCACCAGCCTGTCTTCCCCCCAAAATATTAAATGATCAATGTATTCCGCTATAACCTCATCGGCATCTACCGCTTTTTCCGCGCTATGGCCAAATTCATCTACCGCGCTCCAGACCACCCACGAGTCCGGGTCAGCGGAAAAATAATAATGACTGCGCTCACGATGCAAACTGCCGTCCAGCACATAGTAACGAATATATTGTATAGGCTCCAGGGTATGACCGTCTTGGAACATAATCTCCGCCGGCGGGGGACTATCCGGGTCATCGGAAACAGGAGGCAGATCGGTCACCAATTCTTGAGATTGCCGCAAATCACGGGTGATGCGATCCAGGGCGACGCGACCGTTTTGGGCTAATTCCACCTTTTTGTTTTCTTTCTCCGTAAAGCGCAAAGCTAAATCATAAGAAGCATAGGCAAGTAAAACAACAACTAAACCTACACTGATAGCCACTAAGATTTCGGCTAGCGTAAAACCTTTTTGGGAATTTAAATTAACCATTTTACGAATTTTCAATTTCTAATTTTCAATTTTTATTAAATTTCTAATGATTTAATTTTTAAACTTCCTTATTAAGAAATGAGTGTTTGAAAATTGATTCATTGAAAATTTAATAGAAATTAGACATTGAAAATTAAAAATTAATACCTGCTAATATCTACTAACCAAAGTTACCCAACTTTTTTGTTTATCCTGGATTCCTTCCCGCCAATAAACCGTTACTTCTATTTTTTTCATCCCCTCATCTTCGGAGACCTCGTTTAAATCTCCGTCCACATGATGAATTTCGGTTTGGATTTCAAAATAATGAAGCTGGCTTGTGGTATCTTCAACAGCCGAAGCGCGGGCCTCCACAACACCGGTTTCAAGCGCATTGTAAGGTTTGGCTATGTATTCCTCCATTTTCCCCTGGGCGAGGAAGGCGACCTGCGTGTCGTGGCGCGCGATTGTTGCTAACTTGGAACCCAGAGGTAAAAATTGCAAAACCGCTAAAAAAGCAATCAAAAAAATAGCGAGAGCAACCACGGCTTCAATTAAGGTAAAGCCCTGTGCCATTATGGATTTACATCCGTGGCGTTCCAACGCGGGGGTAAAGGCGTAATTATGTTTATTGGACATAAATTATGCTAATTGTTCTAATTGACCTAATTGTTCTAAATAATGACCAAACCCCAATGTCTAATGTCTAAAATTTTGGTCATTTCACCATTGGTCATTGGGATTTAGTTAGAAATTAGAAATTAGAACAATTAGAATAATTTTAATGGAATCTTGCCGCGCCCGCTCTGGAAGCTTCGCTTCAAGCGAGGCGGGTTGGCACTTTGGATTAATAGTTGATAAAGCCCGCGGGACGCACATCAATGGTCTTCACTTCATCATAACGATTAGCAAGGTCAATCTGACCCGCGTCCACCACTCCGCCCGCCGTGGTGAACTGAATCTCTGGATTGCTTAAATCGCGCAATTCCCGAATCTCAATATCGGAATCCAGGGTTTCGGTTTGGATCGTCTCCGGCAAATAACCGCCAGGATTTTCAGGATCTGGATTTAAACGGATAATCTCATAATTCCTCTTGCCTACTAAATCAAACCACACTAAATAGGTTATCTGCTCCGTAACTGTTTTCTGCTGCGCCAATCTTAAATTCTGGACAACTTTCTCGGTCTCGCGAGAGAGTTTGTAGGTCGGCGCGAATCTCCGAAAACTAAAAAGCGTAATCGCGGCTAGGATAGAAAAGATAGACAATACGATTAATAATTCTATTAAGGTAAATGCCTTATGGTTATAGTGACTGTAATATCTACCCATTTTGAAATAAAGAGTTAAAAGTTCAAAGTGCAAAGTGAAAAGTTGAATTCAAAGTTTAAAGTTTCTTTTGCAAAGCGATTGCTTCGCAATAATTTTGCACTTTGAACCGCCCACCCGCAACGCTTTGCTTGCATGGCGGGCGCGGCAACTTTGAATTTTGAACCTTGAATTTTGCACTAATTATAAGACGCTCGTTAACGAATAGATCGGCAAAATCACCGCTATAGCCATCGCGCCTACTGCCGCGCCTATAACAAGCATCAAAACCGGCTCAACAATCGTGGAAATATTCTTCATTGTTTGATCCACGTCTTCTTCATAAAACTCGGCTAATTTGACTAAAATTTCATCCAAGGCGCCCGTCTCCTCTCCCACTTCAATCACCTGGGTCACGATAGGCGGGAAGAGAAGCTTATTATGAGATAGAGCCTTGCTTAAAGCAGTCCCTTTCTGGACCTCCACAATGGAGGCCTTCACTGCTTTTTGATAATACACATTGCCTAGCGCATCTGACACTACATTTAAAGCCTCTAAAATCGGCAGCCCGGAAGCGAGCAGTGAAGCGAGGTTGCGAATAAAACGGGCAAGGTTAATCTTTTTAACGACTTTGCCGATAACCGGCAGAAAAAGATAAATTCGGTGAAAAATCAAACGCCCTGTACGGCTGCGTATCGCCTTGAAGGCGAGGAAGCCAAATAATACAATGCCCCCTAAAATCCACCAGACATACGCGCCCATAAATTTGCTGGTCGCGATCAAGATCCGCGTCGGCAGGGGAAGACGGGCGTCAAATTCTTCAAAAATGGTAACTAATTTCGGTAAAACAAAGGTCATCATCAAAAAACCAATACCGCCCATCGCCACTAAGACTACGGCTGGATAAGTCATTGCGCCCGTTACTTTCTTAACTAAATCACGATCTTTTTTTAGTTGCACGGCAAGCTGATTTAAAGCTTGGGTTAATGTGCCGGAAACCTCCCCGGTTTTAACCACATTCACGTATAAATCAGGAAAAACCTTCGGATGCCTGGCGAGAGCATCACAAAAAGTTACGCCTGTTTCCACGCTTCTGTATAAATCTTGAATTACTCTTTTGAACTTACGGTTGGCTGTCTGGCTCACTAAAATATGGAGCGCCTTGACAAGCGACAGTCCGGCTTTCAGCATCACTTCCAGATACTGCGTGAATAATACCTTATCCATTAGGGAAATAAAACCGATTTGAGTTAAAATTTTCTGCAAAAAAAGAACTTTCCCTTTTTTTCCCTTCTCGTCAAAGTGGGTTAGCAAAAAACCTTGACTATAAAGCCACTCCGCAAGTTTAGCTTCAGAATCCAAATCAATTTCGCCCTTTTTGACATTGCCCTCTTTATCGCGAGCCGAATAAATGTATAAAGGCATAATGGAGAATTTTCAATTTCTAATTTTTAATTTTTATTAAATTTATAATTAACTAATTTTTAAACTTGTGTCAATCAGGAGGTAAGGGTTTGAAAATTAACTCATTAAAAATTTAATAGAAATTAGAAATTGAAAATTAGAAATTACTCTTTGGTTACCCTCAACACCTCTTCCAGGGTTGTCACGCCCATCTTGGCTTTGTAAAACCCGTCTTCAATCATCCTCGTCATTCCCTCACTGATGGCTTGCTTTTCAATTTCTTCCGTGGGCGCCCGCTTTGTCGCTAAACTCTGAATAGCCTCGCTGACTTCCAAAACCTCAAAAATTCCTAAACGTCCTTTATAACCAGTGTTATTGCATTGGGCGCAGCCCCGTCCACGGTAGAATAATAAAGAATCCGGGGTGATCTTGCTGGACACGATAGCCCCTTCGCGGACCATAATCTCTAAGATTTTCTTCAGATTCACCTCACTCTCCAAATTCTGCCAAGCCGCGCGATCAAGATGGAAACTTTCAATACAATTACTGCAAATCTTGCGCACCAATCTCTGGGCGATGATCACATTTAAGGTGGAAGCAAGAAGAAACGGCTCAATCTTCATGTCAATCAGGCGGGGAATCGCCCCAGCGGCGTTGTTCGTATGCAAAGTGGACAATACCAAATGACCAGTGAGAGAAGAATGAATCGCCATTTCCGCGGTCTCGCTGTCACGAATCTCTCCCACCATAATAATATCTGGATCTTGCCGGAGGAGCGACCTTAGGCCATTGGCAAAAGTATAACCGATTTTGGGCGCCACCTGGCTCTGATTAATGCGGGGCATATGGTATTCAATGGGATCTTCAATGGTGCAAATATTCACCTCGGGAGTATTGAGAATGTTTAGAATACTGTAAAGCGTGGTAGTTTTACCCGATCCCGTGGGACCCGTAGAAAGAATCATGCCGTGAGGCCGATTGATATTTAATTTGACAATCTTTAAAGCATTGAGACGCAAACCCATTTCTTCCATAGTGAACGGCTTGGCGGATTCAAAAAGGAGACGCATTACAATCTTCTCTCCATTAAAAACAGGAATTACGGAAACACGGAAAGAAATTTTATATTCCTCATTTTCAATCTTAAACCGCCCATCTTGAGGCAGGCGATGTTCATCAATTTTGAGGTCAGAAAGCACTTTAATCCGCGCCACCACCCCTGCCAAGATCTTTTTGGGCAGACTCATCACATCCCTTAAAACCCCATCCACCCTATAGCGCACCACAATTTCTCCCTCTAAAGGTTCAATGTGAATATCAGAAGCGTTCTCGTAGATGGCATATTCCAAAAGCGTGTCCACGATTTTGACTACGGGCAGCTCTTTGGCCATTTTTCTTAAATCCTCGGCGTCTTCTGGCTCCCGAATGCCTTGTTTGTCAATAATTTCGGAGAATTCTGTTTTCAGGCTCTTGCGATACTGCTTTAAAACTTCACTGATACTGGTAGGTGTCGTCAGAAAAACCTCAATCTTCATTCCTGTCTTCTTCTCCATAAATTCAATGGTTTGCAAATCCGTGGGGTCTACCATCGCCAGTTTTAATTTCTCTTTGTCTTTCTCAAAAGCCACTACCTGATAGTTGCGCGCGATCGGCTCGGGAATGGAAAGAAGAACCTCCTTGGGAATTTTTTTCTTCTCAAGATTAACATAAGGAACCTTGGATGTTTCCGCATAATGTTCTGCTAATACCTCTTCGCTAACCATTCCTTGTTTAACCAGTTCGGCGGCTAAAGTCACCTTATCCTGCTTTGCTTGAAGGCTGGCCGCGCGAATTTTCTCCGCCGTCACTAAATTATTCTCGGTTAAAATTTTAATCAGTTCTTCGTCTTTGAAAAACATTGAAATAGAGTCAAAGCGCAAAAGTCAAAGGTTAAAAGTAATATAAAAGACTTTTAACTTTTGAGTCGCAGTTTTACCTTTTGCCTTTTAACTTTTTATTTTCGATGATTCCGAAAAATCAGGCTTTCTTCCGTCATCTCTTGAGGCTTTTTAAAACCCAAATAGTCCAAAATTGTCGGCGCAATGTTAGCTAGTTTCCCTCTCTTTTTAAGCCTCATCTTCTTGCCTCTGCCAAAATCAGCCAAAATCAAAGGCACGGGGTTGGAGGTGTGAGTTGTTAAAATACTGCCTGTTTTGAGATTAATCATTTCTTCCACATTGCCATGATCGGCGGTAATCAGCATTGTGCCTTTCATTTTTTTCACTATGCTTGCCAGCCTCAACAATTCCCGGTCCAGAAACTCCAAAGCGAAGATCGCCGCTTTCAGATTTCCTGTGTGCCCTAACATATCAGGGTTCGCATAGTTTAAGACCACGAAATTCGCGAGCATACCCTTTAAAGACGCGAGCACCTTATCCGTTACCTCTCGGGCTTTCATTTCCGGCTGCTCTACGTAACTTTTTACCCGCAAGGAGGGGATCCTCACTCGCTCTTCCCGATCCACGGGCTTGGAAAAGCCTCCATTCAAAAAATAAGTGACATGGGGAAACTTTTCAGATTCGGCAATATAAAGCTGATGATAGTCTGAATTCTGGCCCACCACATTCGGCAGAGTTTTATAAAACAGTCTCCCGGGGTAGGCAATTAAAGCGTCGTCTAAACCCGGGCCGAATTCCGTCATCGTCACAAAACATAAGCCCTTCAAGACCTTTTTGCGCTTAAATCCTCTGAAACCTTCCTTAATAAACGCCTCGGTAATCTGTTTAGCGCGGTCTGTTCTTAAATTAAAAAATATGACACCGTCATCGTCCTCAATTAAAACAGGCGGCGAGTCTGTAACCACAGTAGGGGGTATAAACTCATCCGTGATTCCTTGAGTGTAATAGTTTTGCACCATCTGCAAAACATTGCTTGTTTTTTCTCCAATACCCAGGGTTAAATTGTCATAAACCATCTCCACTCTTTCCCAATCGCGAATGCGATCCATCGCATAATAACGACCGGCAATACTGACAATTTTGCCTATTCCCATCCTTATCATCCGCGCCTCTAAATTCCTTAGGTATTCCAGAGCGGAGATAGGGGGCGCATCGCGTCCGTCCGTAAATAAATGAAGATAAACCTGGCGCAAACCTTCTTTTTTTACCAAGTCCAGAAAAGCATAAAGATGGCGCTGGTCCGCGTGGGCGCTCTGCGCTCCCGTCAAAAGACCAAATAAATGCAACCGGCTATTCTTGGCTTTAACATAACGAATGGCTTGGAGGAAAGCTGGGTTTTTAAAAAAAGTGCCGTTCGCGATAGAATCATTGACGACCACTGAATCTTGCTTCACGATCCGCCCCGCACCTATATTCGTATGCCCCGCTTCAGAATTGCCAACCTGCCCCTTGGGAAGACCCACGGCGAGACCAGAGGCGCTAAGAATAGCGCGCGGATACACGGCCCACAAATGATTGAAGTAAGGAATCCGGGCTTGCCGCACAGCATTGCCTTTTTGGTTCCGAGATAAACCCCAACCATCTAAAATCACTAAAACAAATGGCCGCAGAGCAGGAGACATTTTATCCTTACCCATAAAATATTTTCCTTAGCATATTAGGTCATTTAAATTATATCACAAATTTCCTTGTTTTCAAAAATTAAAATGTGTTATAATAAAAAAAGATTGCGGTTGTCCATTAAATTCTAAAAAAATAAATGCACAAAAATCAAAAAGGGGAAACCTCTTTCGCAATTTATTTGATTAACGGAGCAGTCGCTTCCTTAATTGCCGTGGTCGCTTATTTTAACGGACCGGATCTGCCTGTAATCGTAGGCTATTTTGTTCTTATCGCTCTGACTAGCCTTTTCTACAACTATAAAGTATGCCTTACGACTGCCGCCTGCAGCATGTTAAGTTACGGTTTGATTATCGGCTATTTTATTCAAAAACAAATCATTCCTTTTTCAATCTCTGAACTCTTGATCCAACTCACCTATTTTTTGTCGGTCACGGCGATTGTTTCCTGGTTAGTCTTTAAACTGCAAAGAGCCATGCCCAGCAGCGCCCCTTCATTTGAGGCGCAGGACAAAACGCGCACTCTCCTTAATAGCCTCCCTGACGGCGCTATTCTCTTAAATCACAAAAAGCAAATTATTTTAGTCAACCATCAGGCAGAAAAAATCTTAGGGATTAAAGAAAATAAGATATTAAGCACTAAAAACATTGGGAGCTTTACCCATCCCTCTTACCAGAATCTTTATAAAATATTAACCCTAGGCAAGGAATCAGGTTCTTTTTCGCAGGAGGAAATAACCCTGGAGAAGCCGCGCAAAATGGTTTTACAAGTTATGACCGCGCCTATTGAGCAAGACAAAAAACAACTCGGGTTACTAAAAATGATTCGCGATATTACCCATGAGAAAGAGGTGGATACAATGAAATCAGAATTAATCTCCATTGTTTCTCACCAATTGCGCACCCCCCTCTCCGCCGTAAAATGGGGGATTAAAATGCTGCTGGACGGAGACGCGGGAGAGGTAAGCAAAGAGCAAAAAGATATTCTCGCCAAAGGATATCGCTCCAATGAACGGATGATTCATCTCGTGAACGACCTCTTAAATATATCCCGCATTGAAGAAGGGCGATTTCAATATAAATTCGCCGCGAGCTCTATTGAAAATCTGGTAGATACCACAATCAAAGAATTTTCGTATTTTTTAGAAGAGAAACAAATTTCCCTAAAATGCCAAAAGGGTGAAAAACCCGCGCCTCCTGTCTGGATGGATCTAACGAAGATCCATGTAGTTTTGCAGAATCTACTAAGCAACGCCATCAATTATACTCCTAATGGAGGAGAAATCATAATTAATCTCAAGGTGCAAGATCCATTCATTGAGGTCAGTATCAAGGATAATGGCATGGGCATCCCAGAAGACCAAAAATCATCTCTTTTCCAAAGATTCTTTCGCGCCGACAACGCGATCCGGACGCAAACAGAAGGTTCCGGACTAGGGCTCTTTATTGCCCGAAACATCATTGAAAACCATAAAGGCCGCATCTGGGCGGAAAGTGAAGAAAATAAAGGTTCAACTTTTTATTTCACCCTTCCTATCACAAAATAATTCCATGATTTTTGCAGTAGGGATAGGTTTTGAACCTGCCTGACGGTAGGCAGGCCTGCCTCTACAATCAGATATATATTTATTATTTACCCCATTAGAAATAAATTTCTAACGGGGTCTAAAGAACAAAATATGCCATATGATGATCGCAGCGTAAAAACAAAAAAAATAATGATTATTGAGGACGAGAAAGCCCTTTTATCCCTGATGGAAAAAAAATTAAGCAAAGGAGGGTATATACCCATTACCGCTCCCACGGGCACAGAGGGTTTAAAAAAAATCAGGGAATATAAACCAGATTTAATTCTTCTGGATATTGTTATTCCGGATAAAAATGGATACGAGGTTCTAGAAGAAATACATAATGACCCTTTCCTCAATCAAATCCCGGTGATTATTATTTCCAACTCGGAACCTGATGAGAAAAAAATATTCGCTCTCGGGGCGCGCGACTATTTAGTCAAAGCTGATCTCACTCCCGAAGACATTCTTAAAAAAATAGAAACTTATTTCAATAAAGAGGAAAGCCCAAAACCCGTCTCCGCTGCGCAAAAAGGCGAAGGAGAAGCGTGTAAAATCGTCCTTATTGAAGATGACGCAATCTTAAGGGATTTATGCCTGATTAAACTGCAAAAAGAAAATTTCACGGTCATTACGGCTATTGAGGGGCAGGAGGGTTTGCATAAAATTGAAGAGGAAAAACCCGATGTCGTCCTTCTGGATATTATCTTACCGGGTATGGATGGCTTTGAAGTCCTCAAAAGGATGCGCGCTTTACAAAATAAAGCGGTGGCGAAAACACCAGTAATCCTCTTAACCAATTTAGGGCAGGAAAATGACATCAAAAAGGGGGAAGCCTTAGGCGCAGAGGATTATATTATTAAAGCAAACTCTACGACAGAAGAAATTATTGATAAAGTCAGAAAGGTGATTCAAAAGTCAGAAAAAGGAAAAAAATAGATATTCTGTGGGATTATAACAAAAACCCCTCTGAAAAACAGAGGTGGTTTTTGTGATATACAGTTTTTCGGATTGGAGCGGGTGAAGGGAGTCGTCCTGTCATACGACAGGACGCCCCGTCGAATGACGGGGCGAACCCATACCTAGCGGGTCCGCCGTACGAATTTTGAGCGGGATACCAGATTCGAACTGGCTTCTCCACCTTGGAAGGGTGGCATACTACCATTGTACTAATCCCGCACTTCGCAAGCCCTGGGCTTGCTCA encodes the following:
- a CDS encoding ATP-binding protein gives rise to the protein MHKNQKGETSFAIYLINGAVASLIAVVAYFNGPDLPVIVGYFVLIALTSLFYNYKVCLTTAACSMLSYGLIIGYFIQKQIIPFSISELLIQLTYFLSVTAIVSWLVFKLQRAMPSSAPSFEAQDKTRTLLNSLPDGAILLNHKKQIILVNHQAEKILGIKENKILSTKNIGSFTHPSYQNLYKILTLGKESGSFSQEEITLEKPRKMVLQVMTAPIEQDKKQLGLLKMIRDITHEKEVDTMKSELISIVSHQLRTPLSAVKWGIKMLLDGDAGEVSKEQKDILAKGYRSNERMIHLVNDLLNISRIEEGRFQYKFAASSIENLVDTTIKEFSYFLEEKQISLKCQKGEKPAPPVWMDLTKIHVVLQNLLSNAINYTPNGGEIIINLKVQDPFIEVSIKDNGMGIPEDQKSSLFQRFFRADNAIRTQTEGSGLGLFIARNIIENHKGRIWAESEENKGSTFYFTLPITK
- a CDS encoding response regulator — encoded protein: MPYDDRSVKTKKIMIIEDEKALLSLMEKKLSKGGYIPITAPTGTEGLKKIREYKPDLILLDIVIPDKNGYEVLEEIHNDPFLNQIPVIIISNSEPDEKKIFALGARDYLVKADLTPEDILKKIETYFNKEESPKPVSAAQKGEGEACKIVLIEDDAILRDLCLIKLQKENFTVITAIEGQEGLHKIEEEKPDVVLLDIILPGMDGFEVLKRMRALQNKAVAKTPVILLTNLGQENDIKKGEALGAEDYIIKANSTTEEIIDKVRKVIQKSEKGKK